The Lemur catta isolate mLemCat1 chromosome 8, mLemCat1.pri, whole genome shotgun sequence genome has a segment encoding these proteins:
- the PROC gene encoding LOW QUALITY PROTEIN: vitamin K-dependent protein C (The sequence of the model RefSeq protein was modified relative to this genomic sequence to represent the inferred CDS: deleted 1 base in 1 codon): MDQLDQGYDSTLKWLMPNIGEIIYHHELMFSSLKESFHNYFPTPQPYGWQMEIEAIFSDRCGMWQLASLLLFVATWGISSTPAPPAGSLRVPSPPTRSLNCEGPADSVFSSSQRAHQVLRVKRANTFLEELRPSSLERECTEEICDFEEAKEIFQNVEDTLAFWSKYVDGDQCAARPSEHQCASPCCGHGTCTDGIGGFSCDCSQGWEGRFCQHGEGAPGARRAGPGRAAGPRPAPPRSRPVRPCLAEVSFSNCSVDNGGCAHYCSEAEGGRRCSCAPGYKLGDDHLQCQPAVKFPCGRLWKRMDKKRSYFKRDTDQADRADPDRADPADPADPADPDPDRADPDPDRADPDPDRADPDRADPVDRADPADPDPDRADPDPDRADRADRADPDPDRADQVDPRLVNGKLTKQGDSPWQVVLLDSKKQLACGAVLIHPSWVLTAAHCMEVSRKLIVRLGEYDLRRWENLEVDLGIKEVLIHPNYSKSTTDNDIALLRLDRPATLSQHIVPICLPDSGLAERELTQAGQETVVTGWGYKSSREKDTKRNRTFILNFIKIPVVPRHKCMQVMSNMISENMLCAGILGDRRDACEGDSGGPMVTSFRGTWFLVGLVSWGEGCGLLHNYGVYTKVSRYLDWIHSHIRDKEASPKGQVP; the protein is encoded by the exons ACAGGTGCGGAATGTGGCAGCTCGCGAGCCTCCTGCTGTTCGTGGCCACCTGGGGAATTTCCAGCACACCAGCTCCTCCTG CAGGGTCCCTGCGTGTTCCCTCTCCACCCACTCGCTCCCTCAACTGTGAAGGCCCAG CAGACTCGGTGTTCTCCAGCAGCCAGCGTGCCCACCAGGTGCTGCGGGTCAAACGCGCCAACACCTTCCTGGAGGAGCTCCGGCCCAGCAGCCTGGAGCGGGAGTGCACGGAGGAGATCTGTGACTTCGAGGAGGCCAAGGAGATTTTCCAAAACGTGGAAGACACA CTGGCCTTCTGGTCCAAGTACGTCG ACGGTGACCAGTGCGCGGCCCGGCCCTCGGAGCACCAGTGCGCTAGCCCGTGCTGCGGGCACGGCACGTGCACCGACGGCATCGGTGGCTTCAGCTGCGactgcagccagggctgggagggccgCTTCTGCCAGCACGGTGAGGGGGCGCCGGGCGcgcggcgggcggggccggggcgggcggcggggcccAGACCGGCGCCACCG CGCTCTCGGCCTGTGCGCCCCTGTCTCGCAGAGGTGAGCTTCTCCAACTGCTCGGTGGACAACGGCGGCTGCGCGCACTACTGCTCCGAGGCGGAGGGCGGGCGCCGCTGCAGCTGCGCGCCGGGCTACAAGCTGGGGGACGACCACCTGCAGTGCCAGCCCGCGG TGAAGTTCCCTTGTGGAAGGCTCTGGAAACGAATGGACAAGAAGCGCAGTTACTTTAAACGTGACACAGACCAAGCAGACCGAGCGGACCCAGACCGAGCGGACCCAGCGGACCCAGCGGACCCAGCGGACCCAGACCCAGACCGAGCGGACCCAGACCCAGACAGAGCGGACCCAGACCCAGACAGAGCGGACCCAG ATCGAGCGGACCCAGTGGACCGAGCGGACCCAGCGGACCCAGACCCAGACCGAGCGGACCCAGACCCAGACCGAGCGGACCGAGCAGACCGAGCGGACCCAGACCCAGA CCGAGCGGACCAAGTGGACCCGCGGCTCGTCAACGGGAAGCTGACCAAACAGGGAGACAGCCCCTGGCAG GTGGTCCTGCTGGACTCTAAGAAGCAGCTGGCCTGCGGGGCAGTGCTCATCCACCCCTCCTGGGTGCTGACGGCGGCCCACTGCATGGAGGTCTCCAGGAAGCTCATTGTCAGGCTTG GGGAGTATGACCTGCGGCGCTGGGAGAATCTGGAGGTGGATCTGGGCATCAAGGAGGTCCTCATCCACCCCAACTACAGCAAGAGCACCACCGACAATGACATCGCGCTGCTCCGCCTGGACAGGCCGGCCACCCTCTCACAGCACATCGTGCCCATCTGCCTCCCGGACAGCGGCCTTGCCGAGCGCGAGCTCACTCAGGCTGGCCAGGAGACTGTGGTGACGGGCTGGGGCTATAAGAGCAGCCGAGAGAAAGACACCAAGAGAAACCGCACCTTCATCCTCAACTTTATCAAGATTCCTGTCGTCCCACGCCACAAGTGCATGCAGGTCATGAGCAACATGATCTCTGAGAACATGCTGTGTGCGGGCATCCTCGGGGACCGGCGGGACGCCTGTGAGGGTGACAGTGGGGGGCCCATGGTCACCTCCTTCCGAGGCACCTGGTTCCTGGTGGGCCTGGTGAGCTGGGGTGAAGGCTGCGGCCTCCTCCACAACTACGGCGTGTACACCAAAGTCAGCCGCTACCTCGACTGGATCCACAGCCACATCAGGGACAAGGAGGCGTCCCCCAAGGGCCAGGTGCCCTAG